A single genomic interval of Helianthus annuus cultivar XRQ/B chromosome 13, HanXRQr2.0-SUNRISE, whole genome shotgun sequence harbors:
- the LOC110899990 gene encoding cytochrome P450 704C1 gives MAVSVDLLSNPVFVLGSFLVLFIFHNYLHKQPQHGKKYHPTAATVLHLLFNYDKLHDYMTTLSEKYKAYRLYNPVHGMVYTTDPVNVEYILKTNFKNYGKGYYIRSVTSDLLGEGIFTVDGDQWREQRKVASQEFSTKVLRDFSSVTFRTNTIKLGKILSQAADSNEIIDINDLFMKLTMDSIFKVGFGIELDNLGGNEEGVRFSLAFDDANNLTYKRFVDPTWKIKKFFNIGLEAELKRNLKIIDDFVYKVIQLKIEQMQMSKDESLLKKDDILSRFVEVHHNNPKYLRDIILNFVLAGKDPIAISMSWLIYELCKHPEIQEKVAKEILEALNVKSEEIIDVVDFIDRVTDSALEKMPYLHAALSESIRLYPALPMDPKVSFGDDVLPDGCSVKRGDMVAYMPYAMGRMKFIWGDDALEFKPERWLDQDGRYRQESPFKFTAFQAGPRTCLGREFAYRHLKIIASVLLGCFVFKLSNEKQVMSYRVSINVHVEGPLRVCVSRRSGFQNP, from the exons ATGGCAGTTTCTGTAGATTTACTCTCAAATCCAGTGTTCGTATTAGGTTCATTTCTTGTTCTTTTTATTTTCCATAATTATCTCCACAAGCAACCACAACATGGGAAGAAGTACCATCCAACTGCCGCAACCGTGCTTCATCTTCTCTTCAACTACGACAAGCTTCACGATTACATGACTACTCTCTCAGAAAAATACAAAGCTTACAGACTGTATAACCCTGTTCATGGTATGGTTTATACAACCGATCCCGTGAATGTGGAGTATATCCTCAAGACCAATTTCAAAAATTATGGAAAG GGGTACTATATACGCAGTGTGACATCGGATCTACTTGGAGAAGGAATATTCACAGTGGACGGGGACCAATGGCGGGAACAAAGGAAGGTAGCGAGCCAAGAGTTCTCGACGAAAGTCCTAAGAGATTTTAGCAGTGTAACCTTCAGAACCAACACAATAAAACTTGGGAAGATTCTGTCACAAGCAGCAGATAGCAACGAAATAATCGATATAAAT GACTTGTTCATGAAATTAACTATGGATTCAATATTTAAAGTCGGTTTTGGGATTGAGCTTGACAACTTGGGTGGAAATGAAGAAGGTGTTCGATTTAGTCTTGCATTCGATGAtgcaaacaacttaacttataaaAGATTTGTTGACCCAACATGGAAGATCAAGAAGTTTTTTAATATTGGACTTGAAGCAGAGttaaaaaggaatttgaaaaTCATTGATGATTTTGTTTATAAGGTCATCCAGCTGAAGATTGAACAAATGCAGATGTCCAAGGATGAATCTTTG CTCAAAAAAGACGACATCTTGTCGAGATTTGTTGAGGTTCATCATAATAATCCCAAGTACTTGCGCGATATAATACTTAACTTTGTTCTTGCCGGTAAAGATCCTATAGCGATTAGCATGTCTTGGCTCATTTACGAGCTTTGCAAacatcctgaaattcaagaaaaAGTTGCTAAAGAAATCTTAGAAGCATTAAACGTAAAAAGTGAAGAGATCATAGATGTTGTGGATTTTATTGATCGTGTGACCGACAGCGCACTTGAGAAGATGCCATATCTTCACGCAGCTTTGAGTGAATCTATCAGACTCTATCCCGCATTGCCAATG GATCCAAAGGTAAGCTTTGGAGATGATGTTCTACCAGATGGTTGTAGTGTAAAGAGAGGGGATATGGTAGCTTATATGCCATATGCTATGGGAAGGATGAAGTTTATATGGGGTGATGATGCACTCGAGTTCAAACCAGAAAGATGGCTTGATCAAGATGGTCGCTACCGTCAAGAGAGCCCCTTCAAATTTACAGCTTTTcag GCTGGACCGCGAACCTGTTTGGGCCGAGAATTCGCATATCGGCATTTGAAGATAATCGCTTCGGTTTTGTTAGGTTGCTTTGTGTTCAAGCTAAGTAATGAAAAGCAAGTCATGAGTTACAGGGTCTCAATTAATGTTCACGTTGAGGGTCCATTGCGAGTTTGTGTTTCCCGCAGATCTGGGTTCCAGAATCCTTAA